One genomic segment of Alkalimarinus alittae includes these proteins:
- a CDS encoding BolA family protein: MHVQKQIEETLAASFDVKHLDVLNESHMHSVPPNSETHFKVVLVSPDFNDVRKVARHQKIYKALEDAMKNGIHALALHLYTEDEWNTKNEGVPASPNCMGGSKGDNL, translated from the coding sequence ATGCATGTGCAAAAACAGATAGAAGAAACGTTAGCTGCATCATTTGATGTAAAACATTTAGATGTGCTGAATGAAAGCCATATGCATAGTGTGCCACCGAATTCAGAGACCCACTTTAAAGTGGTTTTGGTCAGCCCTGACTTTAATGATGTAAGAAAAGTGGCTAGGCATCAAAAAATATATAAAGCGTTGGAAGATGCGATGAAAAATGGCATTCATGCGCTGGCACTTCATCTTTATACCGAAGATGAATGGAACACAAAAAACGAAGGTGTACCTGCGTCACCCAATTGCATGGGTGGCTCAAAGGGGGATAACTTATGA
- a CDS encoding FecR family protein, whose amino-acid sequence MKLSLYLKWFVFFALTCLLTGNLNAQIQPAGTQASLVEWHYTIRPKDNIWTLGEAFLNSAHNWEDIIRHNKINDPKTLTSGTVLKIPVDWLKHQPEPAIAASVTGNTMVRRHLESHFSHLSKNSELRVGDEINTYDGSVLIRFADSSILRLAPNSQLVFNRLTRYGKTGMADTRLRLQKGRLSTHVTPLNGRGSRYEINTPSAVAAVRGTAFRLLVNDQSTQLEVTEGTVLFSNNARSLELDMGQGTILNSGTSRATIIDLPKALKPRSVISNTQQLPVTFSWRKQPNITTYYYQLFKDSDQGELLDSSFLATPEITLNHLTNGTYLVAMRAVDSQGFNGIDHHVSLVIGMIAKPATLLGPANNLFIDNDLPEFTWQYNSKNELSQLEIAKDFAFTELISTSEFAPDNTAIPTHELLPGEYYWRVKTLAGGESIAYSDIRRLKIRGMMPPATIISVNYIDNQAKIFWNTVPQAEHYILQLAEDLEFKKILHENTLEKSNVSIKLTKNKRYFARVKAVGNELFKSEFSTGKELIIK is encoded by the coding sequence ATGAAATTATCACTTTATTTAAAATGGTTCGTTTTCTTTGCGCTGACGTGTCTGCTCACAGGAAACCTTAATGCCCAAATACAACCTGCTGGCACTCAAGCCTCGCTTGTAGAATGGCATTACACCATTAGACCTAAAGATAATATCTGGACACTAGGTGAAGCGTTTCTTAATAGCGCTCACAACTGGGAAGATATTATTCGTCATAACAAAATCAATGACCCCAAAACACTCACATCTGGTACCGTTTTAAAAATCCCTGTCGACTGGTTAAAACATCAACCAGAGCCTGCTATCGCGGCTTCTGTGACGGGCAACACAATGGTAAGGCGGCATTTAGAAAGTCACTTTAGCCACCTCTCTAAAAACAGCGAACTACGCGTCGGCGACGAGATTAATACCTACGACGGCTCTGTTTTGATTCGCTTTGCAGATAGCTCAATTCTGCGATTAGCCCCCAACTCTCAGCTTGTGTTCAACCGGCTAACCCGCTACGGAAAAACCGGTATGGCCGACACTCGGCTTAGGCTGCAAAAAGGGCGACTCTCTACGCATGTTACGCCTCTTAATGGCCGTGGCTCACGTTATGAAATCAACACCCCATCAGCAGTTGCCGCCGTTCGCGGTACCGCCTTTAGACTATTAGTAAACGACCAAAGCACTCAGTTAGAAGTAACAGAAGGTACTGTTCTATTTAGTAACAACGCTCGATCTCTTGAGCTAGATATGGGGCAAGGTACGATTTTAAATTCAGGGACTTCACGTGCAACCATCATCGACCTACCTAAAGCGCTCAAGCCCAGATCGGTTATATCCAACACTCAGCAACTTCCTGTGACATTTAGCTGGCGCAAACAACCCAACATCACCACTTACTACTACCAGTTATTCAAAGACTCGGATCAAGGTGAACTGTTAGATAGCAGCTTTCTTGCGACCCCCGAAATCACCTTAAACCATTTAACTAACGGCACCTATCTTGTTGCTATGCGCGCGGTCGACAGCCAAGGGTTTAATGGTATTGACCATCATGTCAGTCTGGTCATCGGTATGATCGCTAAACCTGCTACCCTACTAGGCCCTGCTAATAACCTGTTTATTGATAATGACTTACCCGAGTTTACATGGCAATACAACAGTAAAAATGAGCTATCGCAGCTTGAAATAGCAAAAGACTTTGCGTTTACCGAGCTTATAAGTACATCTGAGTTTGCACCTGACAATACGGCCATCCCAACCCATGAATTGCTCCCGGGTGAATACTATTGGAGAGTGAAAACATTAGCAGGCGGAGAAAGCATTGCCTATAGCGATATCAGGCGCTTGAAAATCAGAGGTATGATGCCCCCTGCAACAATCATCAGCGTCAATTACATCGATAACCAAGCAAAAATATTTTGGAACACCGTCCCCCAAGCGGAGCATTATATATTACAGCTAGCAGAGGATTTAGAGTTTAAAAAAATCCTACACGAAAACACACTCGAAAAATCCAATGTTAGCATCAAGCTAACCAAGAATAAGCGTTATTTTGCACGCGTAAAAGCCGTCGGTAACGAGCTTTTCAAGTCAGAATTTAGCACCGGGAAAGAACTAATAATAAAATAA
- a CDS encoding response regulator transcription factor → MKIGLLEDEVEQARNLSDALIEKGHACEFFHTGQSFLYAVTHNSYDLLIMDWQLPDMEGTDALKDVRKELNWKIPVIFLTQRDSEEDIITALDAGADDYLVKPARIGELAARIHALSRRTSSDEDGKSETFTLGPFDVDIHARTIQCKGELVPMTDKDFDLAVFMFQNVGRLLSRNFLLERVWGVSSDLNTRTVDTHVSRLRRKLGIKPENGFRIKTIYQHGYRLETVAE, encoded by the coding sequence ATGAAAATTGGACTACTTGAAGACGAAGTAGAACAAGCTCGAAATTTAAGTGATGCATTAATAGAAAAAGGGCATGCTTGTGAATTTTTTCACACTGGTCAGTCCTTTCTATATGCCGTCACGCACAATAGTTATGACCTCCTTATTATGGATTGGCAGTTGCCAGACATGGAGGGAACAGACGCATTAAAAGATGTACGCAAAGAATTAAACTGGAAAATCCCAGTAATCTTTCTCACCCAGAGAGATAGCGAAGAAGATATTATCACGGCATTGGACGCAGGCGCAGACGACTATTTAGTTAAGCCTGCCCGGATTGGAGAGTTAGCGGCACGAATACACGCACTGTCTCGCCGAACATCGAGTGACGAAGACGGCAAGAGCGAAACATTTACCCTAGGCCCTTTTGATGTAGATATACATGCGCGAACGATACAGTGTAAAGGTGAGCTCGTCCCAATGACCGATAAAGATTTTGATTTGGCTGTATTTATGTTCCAGAACGTAGGACGATTACTGTCAAGAAACTTTTTGTTAGAGCGAGTATGGGGCGTATCAAGCGATTTGAACACCCGTACCGTCGATACCCACGTCAGTCGATTACGTCGAAAACTAGGCATCAAGCCTGAAAATGGGTTTCGCATAAAAACAATTTATCAACATGGCTACAGACTCGAAACCGTTGCCGAATAA
- a CDS encoding L-threonylcarbamoyladenylate synthase — translation MSQFFQIHPDNPQHRLIVQAVDIVRSGGVIAYPTDSAYALGCYIGDKNAVDRIKRIRRLDDKHNFTLVCRDLSELGVYAKVNNSCYRLLKNNTPGAYTFILPASAEVPRRLMHPKRREIGMRVPENNIALALLEELNAPLMSTTLILPGDDTPMTDPYEIRSMLEHEVDLVIDGGFCGFEPTTVVKLTDDVPHIVREGKGDPEPFRT, via the coding sequence ATGAGTCAGTTTTTTCAAATACACCCAGACAATCCGCAGCACCGACTGATTGTTCAGGCGGTTGATATTGTTAGGTCTGGCGGTGTTATTGCTTACCCTACCGATTCAGCTTATGCGCTAGGTTGTTATATTGGTGATAAGAATGCAGTGGATAGAATTAAGCGTATTCGTCGTCTTGATGATAAGCATAACTTTACGTTGGTTTGTCGTGATTTATCAGAGCTTGGCGTTTACGCCAAGGTAAATAACAGTTGTTATCGTTTATTGAAAAATAATACGCCAGGGGCTTATACATTTATACTGCCTGCGAGTGCAGAGGTGCCTAGACGGTTGATGCACCCCAAAAGGCGTGAGATTGGCATGAGAGTGCCAGAAAACAATATTGCCTTAGCGTTATTAGAAGAGCTTAATGCGCCACTGATGAGCACGACGTTGATACTGCCGGGTGACGACACGCCTATGACTGACCCATACGAGATTAGAAGTATGCTCGAGCATGAGGTTGACCTAGTGATTGATGGCGGTTTCTGTGGTTTTGAGCCAACGACTGTGGTGAAATTAACCGATGATGTTCCTCACATTGTGCGAGAGGGTAAAGGTGACCCAGAGCCTTTTAGAACATAA
- a CDS encoding DNA topoisomerase 3: protein MQLIIAEKSSLGRAIVQALPLPHSAQQGYIQCGQDITVTWCSGHLLEPCSPEAYLPQYAKWNLYDLPIAPAKWKLTPRSETMNHLRIIGSLIERSHEIIHAGDPDREGQLIVDEVLHYFNVEVPVRRLLINDLTPTAIAASLNQLTSNTEYQNLSRSAQCRQQADWLYGINLTRALTLVARDKGKEGVFSVGRVQTPVLGLIAKRDAEIEHFKPTRYYSIVANFETLNTKSPLPVIDTLWQTPPSREMHCDEQGRLLNRKIAERVVRSVSVNEIIGTVIKVTDKQLSEPSPLPFSLSTLQIEAAKRFGYSPQYVLDGCLMLFDKYKLITYPKSDCRYLPDNQFNHRADLLNTLILNAPLLTNAVHGCNLTIKSHAWNDQKTGPHHAIIPTAQTLDIATLQTREQALYTLICRRYIAQFYPSLITDESIFDISIDKERFQGKQTTVRHKGWKAIDEPDQHDDGGIASAAHATAGNSLREGEQVYCRTVKIMTHETPPPEHFDDASLLSAMTSIAHYVEDPYIKKTLRASDGLGTEATRAAIIEALYRRDYIAKNGRRIVSTEKGRDLIYNLPTNCITPDMTAIWEAALDTISSGSTKPKDFITRITDEISHLIETLTGIPVKKANGSQQAIAPPPSCPKCQSEMVERTGKYGKFWACSQFPNCKASLPWKLNTTKKAKAVKMGDSPPIPCPNCHAPLIRRTGTRGEFWGCSNYPSCRKTFKDIEGKPLIHINPRP, encoded by the coding sequence ATGCAGTTAATCATAGCAGAAAAATCTAGTTTAGGCCGAGCTATAGTCCAAGCATTACCTCTTCCCCACTCGGCGCAGCAGGGTTATATCCAATGCGGGCAAGATATCACTGTTACTTGGTGTTCAGGGCATTTACTCGAGCCTTGTAGTCCAGAGGCATACCTACCTCAGTACGCAAAATGGAACCTCTATGATCTGCCTATTGCACCAGCAAAATGGAAGCTAACGCCTCGCAGCGAAACAATGAACCATTTGAGGATTATCGGCTCACTGATAGAGCGTTCGCACGAAATCATTCATGCAGGGGATCCTGATCGGGAGGGACAACTCATAGTTGACGAGGTGCTGCATTATTTTAACGTTGAAGTCCCTGTGCGACGTTTGCTAATTAATGATCTCACTCCAACAGCCATTGCAGCGTCCCTTAATCAACTAACATCCAATACTGAGTATCAAAACTTATCGCGCTCCGCACAATGCAGACAACAAGCAGACTGGCTATATGGCATTAATCTGACAAGAGCTCTTACGCTGGTGGCGCGGGATAAAGGCAAAGAAGGCGTGTTTTCAGTAGGACGAGTACAAACACCGGTGCTCGGCCTGATCGCTAAACGAGATGCCGAAATAGAACACTTTAAGCCTACTCGTTACTATTCAATAGTGGCTAACTTTGAGACGTTGAACACTAAAAGCCCCCTCCCCGTTATCGACACTCTATGGCAAACACCGCCATCCAGAGAAATGCATTGCGATGAACAAGGCCGGCTACTGAATCGAAAAATAGCAGAACGCGTTGTTCGGTCTGTATCAGTGAACGAAATCATTGGCACCGTCATTAAAGTGACAGACAAACAGCTAAGTGAGCCATCGCCATTGCCTTTCTCCTTGTCGACGCTGCAAATTGAAGCGGCTAAGCGCTTTGGGTATAGTCCGCAATATGTGCTAGACGGATGCTTAATGCTGTTTGATAAGTACAAGCTGATCACCTACCCTAAATCTGACTGTCGATACCTACCCGATAATCAGTTTAATCATCGTGCAGACTTACTCAACACACTGATTCTCAATGCCCCCTTGCTGACGAACGCCGTTCATGGTTGTAATCTAACCATTAAGTCTCATGCATGGAATGACCAGAAAACAGGGCCTCACCATGCGATCATCCCTACCGCACAGACCCTCGATATTGCGACATTACAAACGCGAGAGCAGGCGCTTTATACACTTATCTGCCGCCGCTATATCGCTCAATTTTACCCTAGTCTGATTACAGACGAATCGATCTTCGACATTTCGATAGATAAAGAACGATTCCAAGGAAAGCAAACAACAGTCCGCCATAAAGGGTGGAAAGCCATTGATGAACCAGATCAACATGATGATGGCGGCATTGCTTCTGCAGCTCACGCAACAGCGGGAAATTCACTTCGCGAGGGGGAGCAAGTCTACTGCCGAACCGTTAAAATCATGACTCACGAAACACCGCCGCCTGAACATTTTGACGATGCCAGTCTGTTATCTGCAATGACAAGTATTGCACATTATGTCGAAGACCCTTACATCAAAAAAACGTTAAGAGCGTCAGACGGTTTGGGTACAGAAGCCACTCGCGCAGCAATTATAGAGGCCCTTTATCGGCGAGATTACATTGCCAAAAATGGTCGCCGCATTGTATCAACGGAAAAAGGAAGGGATTTAATCTACAACCTTCCTACTAATTGTATAACGCCAGACATGACAGCTATCTGGGAAGCCGCTCTCGATACTATAAGCTCTGGCAGCACCAAACCGAAAGATTTTATAACGCGCATTACCGATGAGATAAGTCACCTTATCGAGACATTAACAGGTATTCCTGTCAAAAAGGCCAACGGTTCTCAGCAGGCTATCGCGCCCCCCCCCTCCTGCCCTAAATGCCAGTCTGAAATGGTCGAAAGAACCGGTAAGTACGGAAAATTCTGGGCCTGCAGTCAATTCCCTAACTGTAAGGCGTCATTACCCTGGAAGCTCAACACCACTAAAAAAGCCAAAGCCGTCAAGATGGGAGACTCTCCCCCAATACCTTGCCCTAACTGCCATGCGCCACTAATTCGGCGTACCGGAACGCGAGGCGAATTTTGGGGCTGTAGCAACTACCCTTCATGCCGCAAAACGTTTAAAGACATTGAGGGTAAGCCACTAATTCATATTAACCCAAGACCCTAA